AACTTATCTGGCAGCACGCTTTTTGGCTGCTGCAGAATCGGTACATTATAGAAACTGCGTTGCACTTTATGAATCTCGAATAAGACCGTCTCCTTTAGCGTCTCGCAAATTTGTTTTTTTTTGATTCCAATTTAGAGGAATTCTTCAAACACTTTCATTTGGTATAAATTTCAATTCCAATAATTATGGCTGTAGCGAACCCTACTAAGTTTGAAAACATGATGCCCTCTAGACCGACGATTGAAGCGGAACGGTTGCATCGTAAACAACAACTAGCCGGCGCGTTTCGAGTCTTTGGGAAATTTGGTTTTTCCGAAGGTGTAGCCGGACATATTACAGCTCGTGATCCTGAGTTGACTGATCATTTTTGGGTTAATCCTTTTGGTATATCTTTTAATAAAATCAAAGTATCAGATTTGGTTTTGGTTAATGAAGAGGGCGAAATCGTGGAAGGAAAACATGAATTGTTGAACAAAGCAGCCTTTGCCATTCACTCCCGAATTCATGCGGCTCGACCCGATGCCATTGCAGCAGCCCATGCTCATTCGATTTATGGAAAAACATGGTCGGTTTTTGGAAAACACCTGGATCCTATCACCCAAGATGCATGCGCTTTCTATGATGATCATGGATTTTTCGACGATTATACAGGTGTGGTGAACGAGCTCGGCGAAGGTGATCGAATTGCTGAGGCGTTAGGGGATAAAAAAGCGGCTATTTTAAAAAACCACGGATTGCTAACTGTTGGAGGATCAGTCGAGGAAGCAGCTTGGTGGTTCATCAGTATGGAGCGCTGTTGCCAGGCCCAAATATTAGCAGAGTCAACCGGAAATAATATTCACATTATCGATCATGAAACAGCACTATTTACTCGAAATGATGGCGTTGGTTTTCCTATTGCGGGATGGTTTAGTTATCAACCCATTTGGCAGGACATCGTAGCGGCGAATCCGGATTTGTTGGATTAGTCTTTGAGAACAATTAGAGGCGACCTATTTTTGCTGTTTAACCCAACGCGCAAAGTCAGCTTCTATTTCTTCCGTCCAGGTGGTGTCTAATTGTCCGGGTGTGTATGTGCCTTGCTGCAGCATGAGTGCGCTCCACTGATCGCGCCGCCGGACATCCTCAGAGGATTCAACGACCGTTTCTGCAAGCTGAGGTGGAATGAACATCAATCCTTCAGGATCCCCGAGGACTATGTCTCCAGGCATGACAGTGGTATCGCCAATTCGGATCGGCACATTGATACCCATCAACATGGTATTTCGCACACCCCCGTGTGTGATGGAGGAGGGATGAAACGTTCGGACATAGCCTTTGAATCCTTCGATTTCCTGAATACCGGAAAGGTCGCGTAGTCCGCCTTCGATAACGAT
The Verrucomicrobiota bacterium DNA segment above includes these coding regions:
- a CDS encoding class II aldolase/adducin family protein, which produces MMPSRPTIEAERLHRKQQLAGAFRVFGKFGFSEGVAGHITARDPELTDHFWVNPFGISFNKIKVSDLVLVNEEGEIVEGKHELLNKAAFAIHSRIHAARPDAIAAAHAHSIYGKTWSVFGKHLDPITQDACAFYDDHGFFDDYTGVVNELGEGDRIAEALGDKKAAILKNHGLLTVGGSVEEAAWWFISMERCCQAQILAESTGNNIHIIDHETALFTRNDGVGFPIAGWFSYQPIWQDIVAANPDLLD